In Methanooceanicella nereidis, the following are encoded in one genomic region:
- the purM gene encoding phosphoribosylformylglycinamidine cyclo-ligase translates to MEEDTGNKGPQKGLTYAEAGVDVTKLEGIKSGIIKGLTYKRTGFGQPMGESGHYAGLIDMGDYALAITTDGVGTKLIIADIMEKWDTVGIDCIAMNVNDLYVMGIEPLAFVDYISIEKPNEELISQVIKGLNEGARQANISIVGGETASLPDIIKGFDLAGTCVGVVEKDKIITGEKVEVGDVIIGFPSNGVHSNGYSLVRKVVQDAGLKYSDPFPYNNNVTIGEELLKPTRIYSEVVGIFKRFNVKGMAHVTGGGLNNLKRITKLGFDFHDPLPVQDVFTFIQEEGGIDDREMYRTFNMGMGYLMITSKDEAGPIVKMTDGKIVGSVVESGCTIRGINLW, encoded by the coding sequence ATGGAAGAAGATACGGGAAATAAGGGACCTCAGAAAGGCCTGACCTATGCGGAAGCAGGCGTGGATGTCACAAAGCTCGAAGGAATAAAATCGGGCATCATTAAAGGGCTCACCTACAAGCGCACCGGGTTCGGGCAGCCGATGGGAGAGTCCGGCCACTATGCCGGTCTCATTGACATGGGAGACTACGCACTGGCGATCACCACTGACGGCGTAGGCACAAAGCTGATCATAGCCGACATCATGGAAAAATGGGATACGGTCGGTATCGACTGTATCGCGATGAACGTGAACGATCTTTATGTTATGGGTATCGAGCCTCTGGCGTTCGTCGATTATATCTCAATTGAAAAGCCAAACGAAGAGCTGATAAGCCAGGTCATCAAAGGCCTTAACGAAGGCGCAAGACAGGCGAACATCTCTATAGTGGGCGGGGAGACCGCGTCTCTGCCGGACATAATCAAAGGGTTCGACCTCGCCGGCACCTGCGTGGGCGTCGTAGAAAAGGATAAGATCATCACCGGAGAAAAGGTCGAGGTCGGAGATGTCATCATAGGCTTCCCGTCCAACGGCGTACACTCTAACGGATATAGCCTTGTCAGGAAGGTCGTACAGGACGCCGGACTGAAATATTCTGACCCGTTCCCGTACAATAATAATGTTACGATAGGCGAAGAATTGTTAAAGCCGACACGTATCTACTCTGAGGTCGTAGGTATCTTCAAGAGGTTCAACGTCAAGGGCATGGCCCATGTCACCGGCGGAGGCCTAAACAACTTAAAGCGCATCACGAAGCTTGGATTCGACTTCCATGACCCGCTGCCGGTACAGGACGTGTTCACATTCATCCAGGAAGAGGGTGGCATAGACGACAGGGAGATGTACCGTACCTTTAACATGGGTATGGGCTACTTGATGATCACCTCGAAGGACGAGGCCGGCCCGATCGTCAAGATGACTGACGGTAAGATCGTAGGATCGGTCGTGGAGAGCGGCTGTACGATACGCGGCATTAACCTGTGGTAG
- a CDS encoding aspartate kinase, whose amino-acid sequence MKIVMKFGGTSVGDGSRIKNVAKLVKKYYDEGNDVIVVASAMTGITDKLYEMAQISSETCNTIDFESHFNEIISRHELAIKDAIDDEAIRNEVSGEINQRLSELKNALIGVCYLGELTNRSLAYIYSYGERMCVPIISGAIRSLGVKSRFFAGGEAGLITDSRYESAKPDKSCDTKIKEKLLPLLRDNMIPVVTGFVASNEKGIITVLGRGGSDYSASIIGAAIDADEIWIYTDVNGIMTTDPRIVPEARTLPVVTYLEAMELSYFGAKVLHPKTIEPAVKKGIPVRVLNTFQPDHPGTMVVMNNDAEKNSLVKAVTMIKNISLINISGASMSGTPGIAGRIFTALGKGEVNIIMISQASSEFNVSIAIDGLQANSAINSLRAEFNDDIVKDITCNNNVCVVAVVGEGMAGSPGVAGQVFTSLGKEGINIRMISQGSSEANISFVVNRDDAQKAVRVLHQEFALDKF is encoded by the coding sequence ATGAAGATCGTGATGAAGTTCGGAGGAACCTCGGTCGGCGACGGTTCCAGGATAAAAAATGTCGCAAAGCTCGTCAAAAAGTACTATGACGAAGGGAACGATGTCATCGTAGTCGCATCGGCTATGACCGGTATCACCGATAAGCTCTACGAAATGGCGCAGATCTCGAGCGAGACCTGCAACACCATAGATTTCGAGAGCCACTTTAACGAGATCATCAGCAGGCATGAGCTCGCAATTAAGGACGCTATCGACGATGAGGCCATACGCAACGAGGTCTCGGGTGAGATCAACCAGAGGCTGTCCGAACTAAAGAACGCGCTCATCGGCGTCTGCTATCTCGGCGAGCTTACGAACAGGTCTCTCGCTTACATATATTCATACGGGGAGCGCATGTGCGTACCCATCATCAGCGGCGCGATAAGGTCCCTCGGTGTTAAGTCGAGGTTCTTTGCCGGAGGGGAAGCAGGCCTGATAACCGACAGCAGGTATGAGAGCGCGAAACCCGACAAAAGCTGTGACACGAAGATCAAAGAGAAACTTCTTCCGCTTCTCCGGGATAACATGATCCCCGTGGTGACCGGTTTCGTAGCGTCCAACGAGAAGGGTATCATAACCGTGCTGGGAAGAGGCGGGTCAGATTACAGCGCTTCCATAATAGGCGCGGCGATAGACGCGGACGAGATATGGATCTACACCGACGTCAACGGTATCATGACGACCGACCCGAGGATAGTTCCCGAGGCAAGGACGCTTCCTGTCGTTACATATCTTGAGGCCATGGAACTGTCATACTTCGGCGCTAAAGTGCTTCACCCGAAGACGATAGAGCCAGCCGTGAAGAAGGGCATACCGGTAAGGGTGCTTAACACGTTCCAGCCCGATCACCCCGGAACAATGGTCGTGATGAACAACGACGCTGAAAAGAACAGCCTCGTAAAGGCAGTCACGATGATAAAGAACATCTCTCTCATAAATATCAGCGGCGCGTCGATGTCCGGCACCCCCGGCATCGCCGGAAGGATATTCACCGCGCTGGGCAAAGGCGAGGTCAATATCATAATGATCAGCCAGGCTTCGAGCGAGTTCAACGTCTCGATCGCCATTGACGGCCTGCAGGCAAATTCTGCTATAAATTCTTTAAGGGCCGAGTTTAACGACGACATCGTGAAAGATATCACGTGTAACAACAACGTGTGTGTTGTCGCTGTCGTAGGGGAGGGAATGGCGGGCTCGCCCGGCGTGGCAGGCCAGGTATTCACATCTCTTGGCAAAGAGGGCATTAATATAAGGATGATCAGCCAGGGCTCTTCGGAGGCTAACATATCCTTCGTCGTTAACAGGGACGACGCCCAGAAGGCAGTAAGAGTGCTCCACCAGGAATTCGCATTAGATAAGTTTTAA
- a CDS encoding ABC transporter ATP-binding protein: protein MAIVVGTDLTKTYNGLRAVDNINFSIERTECFGFLGPNGAGKTTVMKMISCRSPVGSGDIVVNNMSVKTDARKIKSVIGVATQEDNLDRDLTIFENLAIYSRYFDISKGVAKKRIDKLLGFFDLTSKRDTRVDELSGGMKRKLIVARALVNDPEILILDEPTTGLDPQARRQIWDTVIRLKSEGKTIILTTHYMDEAEELCDRLALMFDGKILEYGSPKELIEKIIGTNVCELYAPDKESANEISKTIPGSIEQVGSRLYIYGNDANVLRRMCEAATSAKHSVRRATLEDVFLKLTGRGLK, encoded by the coding sequence ATGGCGATCGTGGTAGGGACTGACCTCACAAAGACTTATAATGGCCTTCGGGCCGTCGACAACATCAACTTTTCAATAGAGCGCACGGAATGCTTTGGCTTTCTGGGGCCCAACGGCGCGGGGAAGACCACAGTAATGAAAATGATAAGCTGCCGCTCGCCGGTAGGCAGCGGCGATATTGTCGTCAATAATATGAGCGTAAAGACTGACGCCAGAAAGATAAAAAGTGTCATAGGGGTCGCGACGCAGGAAGATAACCTGGACAGGGACCTTACTATCTTTGAGAACCTTGCGATATATTCCCGGTACTTTGATATTTCAAAAGGCGTGGCAAAAAAGCGGATAGATAAGCTTCTCGGCTTTTTTGACCTTACCAGTAAAAGAGATACGCGCGTGGACGAACTTTCGGGCGGGATGAAGCGAAAGCTGATAGTCGCCAGGGCGCTTGTGAACGACCCTGAGATTTTGATCCTCGACGAGCCTACGACAGGGCTGGACCCGCAGGCCCGGAGGCAAATCTGGGATACGGTCATCAGACTAAAGTCCGAAGGCAAGACGATCATCCTCACAACGCACTACATGGACGAGGCTGAGGAGCTATGCGATAGGCTCGCTTTGATGTTCGACGGAAAAATACTGGAATACGGCTCGCCTAAGGAGCTGATCGAGAAGATCATCGGCACCAATGTCTGCGAGCTTTATGCCCCGGACAAGGAGTCCGCAAATGAGATAAGCAAGACGATACCGGGCAGCATAGAGCAGGTAGGGAGCAGGTTATACATCTACGGGAACGACGCGAACGTCCTCAGGAGAATGTGCGAGGCGGCCACCAGCGCAAAGCATAGCGTGAGGCGCGCCACGCTCGAGGACGTGTTCTTAAAGCTTACAGGGAGGGGTCTGAAATAA
- a CDS encoding ABC transporter permease, with translation MWSRNRDVFKKFALSSILPYFAEPLLFILALGYGLGIFVGEINGVSYAQFLAPGILSSSAMFAASYECTYSTFVRMIFQKTFDAILCTPLMVEDIVLGEILWGATKSLISGICIFIVILALGLISLESAVIIIPTIIIVGLMFSSLSMFFTSIVPTIDSFNYYFTLLVSPMFLLSGVFFPIENLPPIVKDISWWLPLTHAVNIIRSAALGEHNPSFLLDISWMIVFTLIFYALSTVLMKKRLIQ, from the coding sequence ATCTGGTCAAGGAACAGGGATGTCTTTAAAAAGTTCGCGCTGTCCAGCATCCTGCCTTATTTTGCCGAGCCTTTACTTTTCATACTTGCGCTTGGATACGGCCTGGGGATTTTTGTCGGGGAGATAAACGGCGTCAGTTACGCTCAGTTCCTTGCACCGGGCATACTATCGTCGTCGGCGATGTTCGCAGCGTCATACGAATGCACGTACTCGACGTTCGTGAGGATGATATTTCAAAAGACCTTTGACGCCATCCTTTGCACACCGCTCATGGTCGAGGACATCGTGCTCGGAGAAATATTGTGGGGCGCTACAAAAAGCCTGATCAGCGGCATATGCATCTTTATCGTTATCCTAGCCCTTGGCCTCATCAGTTTAGAGTCGGCCGTAATAATCATACCGACGATCATTATCGTAGGGTTGATGTTTTCTTCCCTGAGCATGTTCTTTACTTCGATAGTGCCGACGATAGACTCGTTCAACTATTATTTCACACTGCTGGTCTCGCCGATGTTCCTCCTGTCAGGGGTTTTCTTCCCGATAGAAAATCTGCCCCCGATAGTCAAGGATATTTCATGGTGGCTGCCGCTGACGCATGCAGTAAATATTATACGGTCCGCTGCGCTGGGAGAACACAACCCGTCGTTCTTGCTGGATATATCCTGGATGATAGTGTTCACGCTGATATTCTATGCGCTATCCACGGTACTTATGAAGAAAAGGCTTATTCAATGA
- the thiD gene encoding bifunctional hydroxymethylpyrimidine kinase/phosphomethylpyrimidine kinase, with protein sequence MSHIVAMTIAGSDSGGGAGIQADLKTFQALGVHGTCAITAITSQNTLGVQGVYDVPAEVTESQIDSIMSDFNVIFAKTGMLSKAETVECVARKVKQYGLKVVIDPVMAAESGGRLLNPDAVDALKNKLIPLAEAVTPNTYEASVLCGFEIKDIDDAKKACEKIYALGVKNVIITGGHFGGIDILYNGDFKVFRGELVKGGTHGTGCTYAASLTAYLAKGEPVEKACEKAKAFVKDAVSNSMDVGHGVRPVNPGGKLF encoded by the coding sequence ATGAGCCATATCGTTGCCATGACCATAGCCGGTTCGGACTCCGGCGGAGGCGCCGGGATCCAGGCGGACCTCAAGACCTTCCAGGCCCTCGGAGTCCACGGCACCTGCGCCATCACCGCGATAACTTCGCAGAACACCCTGGGCGTCCAGGGAGTATACGATGTCCCCGCAGAGGTCACAGAGAGCCAGATAGACTCGATCATGAGCGATTTCAACGTGATCTTCGCAAAGACAGGCATGCTTTCAAAAGCAGAGACCGTAGAGTGCGTTGCCCGCAAGGTCAAACAGTACGGCCTGAAAGTCGTTATAGACCCCGTCATGGCCGCAGAATCCGGAGGCCGGCTCCTGAACCCCGACGCCGTCGACGCTCTAAAGAACAAGCTCATCCCTCTCGCGGAAGCCGTCACCCCGAACACCTATGAGGCATCAGTCCTGTGCGGTTTCGAGATAAAAGACATAGACGACGCAAAAAAAGCCTGCGAAAAAATATACGCCCTCGGAGTAAAAAACGTCATCATCACCGGCGGCCACTTCGGCGGCATCGATATTCTTTACAATGGCGATTTTAAGGTCTTCAGGGGAGAACTTGTCAAAGGCGGCACTCACGGCACAGGATGCACATACGCAGCCTCCCTCACCGCATATCTCGCAAAAGGAGAGCCCGTCGAAAAAGCCTGCGAGAAAGCAAAAGCATTTGTAAAAGACGCAGTGTCAAACTCGATGGACGTTGGCCATGGAGTAAGGCCGGTCAACCCCGGCGGTAAACTATTTTAA
- the rpiA gene encoding ribose-5-phosphate isomerase RpiA, with the protein MKNLSGSEEAKRNAAEKACELVTDGMVVGLGTGSTTAHAIKYLGRKVVEDGLKIKGVPTSYASEALAIECGIPLTSLTESPELDIAIDGADQVDAALNVIKGGGAAHTREKIVSMSAAKFVVIIDDKKYTDVLARSVPIEVIPYARRLVEKELSKLGGKCTVRSGTGKDGPVISDNGNMILDCEFGRILEPAALSVKLSRIPGLVEHGIFTNASMVYIGYEDKVEVRSRKM; encoded by the coding sequence ATGAAGAATCTTTCAGGCAGTGAAGAGGCTAAAAGGAACGCGGCCGAAAAGGCATGCGAGCTTGTTACCGACGGCATGGTCGTCGGGCTGGGTACCGGGTCGACTACGGCCCACGCCATTAAATACCTTGGCAGAAAGGTCGTTGAGGACGGCCTTAAGATAAAAGGCGTGCCGACATCGTATGCGTCCGAGGCGCTCGCAATAGAATGCGGTATACCTCTGACGTCGCTCACGGAGAGCCCGGAGCTGGACATCGCCATCGATGGCGCCGATCAGGTTGACGCGGCCCTGAACGTCATTAAGGGCGGAGGCGCTGCCCACACGAGGGAAAAGATAGTTTCTATGTCGGCGGCTAAGTTCGTCGTTATTATCGACGATAAGAAATACACGGACGTTCTGGCCAGGTCTGTACCCATTGAGGTTATACCTTATGCGCGCAGGCTAGTCGAGAAAGAGCTTTCAAAACTTGGCGGGAAATGTACGGTCAGGAGCGGCACCGGCAAGGACGGGCCTGTCATATCGGATAACGGTAACATGATACTTGACTGCGAGTTCGGCAGGATCCTTGAGCCGGCGGCTTTAAGTGTTAAGCTGTCCCGGATACCCGGTCTGGTTGAGCACGGTATCTTTACCAATGCCAGCATGGTCTATATCGGCTATGAGGATAAGGTCGAAGTACGCTCAAGAAAAATGTGA
- a CDS encoding ubiquitin-like small modifier protein 1: MATVTVKIKIKLFANFREVTRKKDIEIDVAGDTIRDVISSLISEYPGLGPLMLQDGEIKPYVNVLLNGKDVKSGKGMAAQIKEGDELAIFPPVSGG; the protein is encoded by the coding sequence ATGGCTACTGTTACTGTTAAGATCAAGATAAAGCTGTTTGCGAACTTCCGGGAAGTCACGCGCAAGAAGGACATCGAGATCGATGTCGCCGGCGATACGATAAGGGACGTGATATCTTCCCTTATATCCGAATATCCTGGCCTCGGCCCCCTCATGCTGCAGGACGGCGAGATAAAGCCTTACGTCAACGTACTTCTGAACGGAAAGGATGTAAAGTCCGGCAAGGGCATGGCCGCGCAGATCAAAGAAGGCGACGAGCTCGCCATATTCCCGCCGGTATCAGGCGGCTGA
- a CDS encoding DUF2111 domain-containing protein, which translates to MAQITITPDSTANDLIELAMCIHSLFGNLPVTARSKNKPGLRIEDGAVISRDYTGPILEQCLAEKKLIKTVPASGIYKDIPVIVAPILVGGEAIAAVGVVDATGSLEIKSMMDQYMKVYKQVGGRE; encoded by the coding sequence ATGGCTCAGATCACCATAACCCCGGATTCCACTGCAAACGACCTCATCGAGCTTGCCATGTGCATCCATTCGCTGTTCGGCAACCTGCCTGTGACAGCCAGGAGCAAGAATAAGCCCGGCCTGCGGATCGAGGATGGTGCCGTTATATCAAGAGATTATACCGGTCCGATACTGGAGCAATGCCTTGCTGAAAAGAAGCTTATAAAGACCGTACCGGCATCGGGGATCTATAAAGACATCCCTGTGATCGTCGCCCCGATACTTGTCGGAGGGGAGGCCATAGCGGCCGTAGGAGTGGTCGACGCGACAGGATCTCTCGAGATCAAGTCGATGATGGACCAGTACATGAAAGTGTATAAGCAGGTGGGCGGTCGGGAGTAA
- a CDS encoding DUF2111 domain-containing protein, translating into MRLLTISPDVPGIGLASLAMCLHNLIGRMPVIIKSRLGEGVMVEDGAVNDGEQLCNELDCALFDDMGDVIRTNVNMGKHTGLPIFISPVRDREGNNVAAIGIIDTSGMLTLKEFVDVTTRVRMQLQMWPP; encoded by the coding sequence ATGCGACTATTGACAATATCCCCTGACGTCCCCGGAATAGGGCTGGCATCTCTTGCCATGTGCTTGCATAATCTCATCGGCAGGATGCCAGTTATCATAAAAAGCAGGCTTGGAGAAGGTGTGATGGTAGAGGATGGTGCCGTCAACGACGGCGAGCAGCTATGCAATGAACTCGACTGCGCTTTATTCGATGACATGGGCGATGTGATACGTACTAATGTGAATATGGGAAAGCATACGGGTTTACCGATTTTCATTTCCCCTGTAAGGGACAGGGAGGGTAATAACGTAGCCGCGATAGGCATTATCGATACTTCAGGAATGCTGACCTTAAAAGAGTTCGTCGATGTAACAACTCGCGTGCGCATGCAATTACAGATGTGGCCCCCTTAG
- a CDS encoding MarC family protein gives MLDIAFNDKLFIHALVGIFVIVNPFGNVPLFISLTSKFTAAERKHAIIKSVVIATAILLVFALIGKIVFDLLNVTLSSLRVAGGLLLLAIAFDMLMGKSPASKIDESEERESVAVTPMATPLIAGPGAMSTVMILMNEAATPVLKGSIIAAILIAMGAAFIILINSELVFNIIKKDGSRVLTKIMGIVLATIAIEMMVNGLIIAFPVLTGISV, from the coding sequence ATGCTGGACATAGCTTTCAATGATAAATTGTTCATACATGCTCTGGTAGGCATATTCGTTATTGTAAATCCATTCGGTAATGTCCCGCTTTTCATATCACTTACCTCTAAATTCACCGCGGCTGAGAGGAAGCACGCCATTATCAAATCAGTGGTGATCGCCACAGCCATACTGCTGGTATTTGCGCTTATAGGAAAGATCGTTTTTGACCTTCTTAACGTCACGTTAAGCTCGCTGAGAGTCGCCGGCGGCCTGCTGCTCCTCGCTATCGCATTCGATATGCTTATGGGGAAAAGCCCGGCCTCCAAGATAGACGAGTCCGAGGAAAGAGAAAGCGTGGCCGTTACGCCTATGGCGACACCGCTCATAGCCGGCCCGGGTGCGATGAGCACCGTGATGATACTGATGAACGAGGCAGCCACCCCGGTGCTAAAAGGCTCGATAATAGCCGCCATATTGATCGCCATGGGAGCCGCGTTCATAATCCTGATAAACTCGGAACTTGTGTTTAATATCATCAAAAAGGATGGCTCGCGGGTACTGACCAAGATCATGGGCATAGTGCTGGCGACGATCGCCATAGAGATGATGGTGAACGGGCTGATAATAGCCTTCCCGGTGCTTACGGGCATAAGCGTTTAG
- a CDS encoding response regulator: MTNIAIVDDEPDLQRLYKLALTSKGYNIVYIANDGVDAIEKNNNSNVKPDVIIMDHRMPTKNGVETTKDILTNNPGIKIIFVSADEAVEKEAKDAGAIRFLKKPISLRDLLKNIDEVAANSN, encoded by the coding sequence ATGACTAACATTGCTATAGTTGATGATGAGCCAGATTTACAAAGACTATATAAATTAGCCCTGACATCCAAAGGATATAATATAGTGTATATAGCAAATGACGGTGTCGATGCTATCGAAAAGAACAATAATTCGAACGTGAAACCGGATGTCATAATAATGGACCACAGGATGCCCACAAAGAACGGTGTCGAGACCACGAAGGATATACTGACAAACAATCCCGGGATCAAGATCATTTTCGTCTCCGCGGACGAGGCAGTGGAAAAAGAAGCAAAGGATGCCGGAGCGATCCGTTTTCTAAAGAAGCCGATATCCCTTAGAGACCTTTTAAAAAATATAGACGAAGTTGCCGCGAACAGCAACTAG
- the ilvD gene encoding dihydroxy-acid dehydratase, whose protein sequence is MRSDTVKKGMTRTPHRALLKSVGVTDSDMDKPFIGIANAWNDIVPGHKHLNELAEKVRQGIREAGGVPFEFGTIGICDGIAMGHEGMKYSLPSREIVADSIELMVEAHRFDGIVMLGSCDKIVPGMLMAALRLNIPCIAVTGGPMLPGRLNGKDLTLISSFEGIGNVQAGKMTEEELKLIEDACCPGCGSCQGLYTANTMACLTEALGLSLPGCATSHAVSGSKYRIAYESGRRAVELAMKDIKPLDIVSKGSFENAIRVDMAIGGSTNTVLHLTAIAAEGDIPLELNDFDRISSETPHICHMSPGGPYTMKDLDEAGGIPAVIKRISPLLKDTPTVSGKSLMAIAKEARINDEQVIRSMDSPVHATGGITVLYGNLALEGAVVKSGAVNENMLRFTGKARVFDSEEDAIKAILGGEIKAGDVVVIRYVGPRGGPGMPEMLSPTSAIAGLGLSDSVALITDGRFSGGTRGPCIGHVSPEAVDGGMIGLLKEGDIIEIDIPGKKIEVKLDADEIEARKRSFVPKRKQLRGYLSRYVKNVTSASSGGLIR, encoded by the coding sequence ATGCGAAGCGACACAGTGAAAAAAGGTATGACAAGGACGCCTCACAGGGCGCTCCTTAAATCCGTCGGGGTCACTGACTCCGATATGGATAAGCCGTTCATAGGCATAGCCAACGCGTGGAACGACATCGTTCCCGGGCATAAGCACCTGAACGAGCTTGCGGAGAAGGTCAGGCAGGGCATAAGGGAGGCCGGGGGAGTGCCTTTCGAGTTCGGTACCATAGGGATATGCGACGGCATCGCCATGGGCCATGAAGGCATGAAGTACTCGCTCCCGTCACGTGAAATAGTCGCGGACTCCATAGAGCTTATGGTGGAGGCTCACAGGTTTGACGGTATCGTAATGCTCGGCTCCTGCGATAAGATCGTCCCGGGAATGCTCATGGCCGCGTTAAGGCTCAACATACCCTGTATCGCGGTCACCGGCGGTCCCATGCTTCCCGGAAGGCTGAATGGAAAAGACCTGACACTGATATCGTCATTCGAAGGCATAGGCAACGTGCAGGCCGGGAAGATGACCGAAGAGGAGCTAAAGCTTATAGAGGACGCGTGCTGTCCGGGGTGCGGAAGCTGCCAGGGTCTTTATACTGCCAATACGATGGCATGCCTGACAGAGGCGCTCGGGCTGTCGCTTCCGGGATGCGCCACATCCCACGCGGTAAGCGGCTCCAAGTACCGCATCGCATACGAGAGCGGCAGGCGTGCAGTCGAGCTCGCCATGAAAGATATAAAGCCTCTTGACATCGTCTCAAAAGGATCGTTCGAGAACGCCATTCGCGTGGACATGGCCATAGGCGGGTCGACGAACACGGTTCTGCACCTGACCGCCATCGCCGCCGAAGGGGACATCCCTCTGGAGCTAAATGATTTTGACCGGATCAGCAGCGAGACGCCGCATATATGCCATATGAGCCCGGGAGGCCCCTACACGATGAAAGATCTCGATGAGGCGGGCGGCATACCAGCGGTCATCAAGCGGATATCACCCCTTCTTAAGGACACTCCCACCGTGAGCGGCAAGTCGTTAATGGCCATAGCAAAAGAGGCGAGGATCAATGATGAACAGGTGATCAGAAGCATGGACTCTCCGGTCCACGCCACCGGCGGCATAACCGTACTATACGGTAACCTCGCGTTAGAGGGCGCTGTCGTAAAAAGCGGCGCCGTGAACGAGAACATGTTAAGGTTCACCGGAAAGGCCAGGGTGTTCGACTCGGAAGAGGACGCCATTAAGGCGATACTCGGAGGGGAGATCAAGGCAGGGGATGTTGTCGTGATACGGTATGTCGGCCCCCGCGGAGGCCCTGGAATGCCGGAAATGCTAAGCCCGACTTCGGCGATCGCAGGCCTTGGCCTTAGCGATTCGGTCGCGTTGATAACGGACGGAAGGTTCTCCGGGGGCACAAGAGGGCCGTGCATAGGGCATGTCAGCCCTGAAGCCGTTGACGGCGGCATGATAGGGTTGTTGAAGGAAGGGGACATAATAGAGATAGACATCCCCGGCAAAAAAATCGAAGTAAAGCTGGACGCTGATGAGATCGAGGCAAGAAAGAGGTCTTTCGTGCCAAAGAGGAAACAGCTCAGGGGCTACCTGTCAAGGTACGTGAAAAATGTCACTTCCGCCTCTTCCGGCGGCCTGATAAGATGA
- the moaA gene encoding GTP 3',8-cyclase MoaA yields MSESLVDAYSRKISSLRISITNRCNLKCLYCHNEGEQDSGNEITVEEIARLARITSKYGVDKIKFSGGEPLVRKDFEDILRALPPMRDVSVTTNGTLLAKRAKGLKESGLNRVNVSLDTLSKDRFGFITRCDNSHFDRVLDGISAAIDAGLTPVKINMVYLKDINENEMEDMIDFVRNKPLVLQVIELMNFQGVFKYHADVSAFERSLKERADKMVCREMHRRTKYYLDGAEVEVVRPIDNSEFCMNCNRLRVTSDFKLKPCLLRNDNLVDVRGLSDEELEERLKYAVSIREPFFKL; encoded by the coding sequence ATGTCGGAATCACTGGTTGACGCCTATAGCAGAAAGATCTCAAGTTTACGAATTTCCATTACGAACAGATGTAACCTTAAATGCCTGTATTGCCACAATGAGGGCGAGCAGGACAGCGGTAACGAGATCACCGTCGAAGAGATCGCACGGCTGGCGCGGATCACGTCAAAGTACGGCGTCGATAAAATAAAATTTTCCGGCGGAGAGCCCCTTGTTAGAAAAGATTTCGAGGATATACTCAGAGCCTTGCCGCCCATGAGAGACGTATCGGTGACCACGAACGGCACGCTGCTGGCCAAAAGGGCAAAAGGCCTGAAGGAAAGCGGCCTCAACCGTGTGAACGTCAGCCTGGATACGCTAAGCAAGGATCGTTTTGGCTTTATCACCAGATGCGACAATAGCCACTTCGACAGGGTCCTCGACGGCATCAGCGCGGCCATAGATGCCGGCCTGACGCCCGTTAAGATCAATATGGTCTATCTTAAGGATATCAACGAGAACGAGATGGAAGATATGATCGATTTCGTAAGGAATAAGCCTCTTGTTCTCCAGGTCATCGAACTGATGAACTTCCAGGGCGTCTTCAAGTACCATGCCGATGTTTCGGCCTTTGAAAGATCTCTGAAGGAAAGGGCCGATAAGATGGTCTGCCGCGAAATGCACCGCCGTACAAAATATTACCTCGACGGGGCTGAAGTGGAAGTCGTAAGGCCTATTGACAATTCCGAGTTCTGCATGAACTGCAACCGCTTGAGAGTGACCTCAGACTTTAAATTAAAGCCGTGCTTGCTCCGTAATGATAATCTTGTCGATGTCCGCGGCCTGAGCGACGAAGAGCTTGAGGAAAGATTAAAGTACGCGGTGAGCATACGCGAGCCGTTCTTTAAGCTATAA